One window of the Suricata suricatta isolate VVHF042 chromosome 7, meerkat_22Aug2017_6uvM2_HiC, whole genome shotgun sequence genome contains the following:
- the VARS gene encoding valine--tRNA ligase isoform X1: MSILYVSPHPDAFPSLRALIAARYGEAGEGPGWGGAHPRICLQPPPTSRTPFPPPRLPALEQGPGGLWVWGATAVAQLLWPAGLGGPGGSRAAVLVQQWVSYADTELIPAACGATLPALGLRSSAQDPQAALAALGRALSPLEEWLRLHTYLAGEAPTLADLAAVTALLLPFRYVLDPSARRIWGNVTRWFITCVQQPEFRAVLGEVVLHSGSRPLSQQPGPEVPAPPKTATQLKKEAKKREKLEKFQQKQKSQQQQPPSGEQKKPKPEKRGKRDPGVVTYDLSTPSGEKKDVSGTMPDSYSPQYVEAAWYPWWEQQGFFKPEYGRASVSAPNPRGIFMMCIPPPNVTGSLHLGHALTNAIQDSLTRWHRMRGETTLWNPGCDHAGIATQVVVEKKLWRERGLSRHQLGREAFLQEVWKWKEEKGDRIYHQLKKLGSSLDWNRACFTMDPKLSAAVTEAFVRLHEEGVIYRSTRLVNWSCTLNSAISDIEVDKKELTGRTLLSVPGYKEKVEFGVLVSFAYKVQGSDSDEEVVVATTRIETMLGDVAVAVHPEDPRYQHLKGRSVIHPFSSQSLPIVFDDFVDMEFGTGAVKITPAHDQNDYEVGQRHGLEAISIMDSRGALINVPPPFLGLPRFEARKAVLVALKERGLFRGIEDNPMVVPLCNRSKDVVEPLLRPQWYVRCGEMAQAASAAVTRGDLRILPEAHQRTWHAWMDNIRDWCISRQLWWGHRVPAYFITVSDPAVPPGEVRTAPELDTGTSQRTDPNGRYWVSGRSEAEAREKAAKEFGVSPDKISLQQDEDVLDTWFSSGLFPFSILGWPNQSEDLNVFYPGTLLETGHDILFFWVARMVMLGLKLTGKLPFREVYLHAIVRDAHGRKMSKSLGNVIDPLDVIHGVSLQGLHDQLLNSNLDPSEVEKAKEGQKADFPTGIPECGTDALRFGLCAYTSQGRDINLDVNRILGYRHFCNKLWNATKFALRGLGKGFVPSPTSEPGGHESLVDRWIRSRLTEAVRLSNQGFQAYDFPAVTTAQYSFWLYELCDVYLECLKPVLNGVDQVVAECARQTLYTCLDVGLRLLSPFMPFVTEELFQRLPRRTLRAPPSLCITPYPEPSECSWKDPEAEAAMELALSITRAVRSLRADYNLTRIRPDCFLEVADEATGALASAVSGYVQALASAGVVAVLALGAPVPQGCAVALASDRCSVHLQLQGLVDPARELGKLQAKRGEAQRQAQRLRERRAASSYPTKVPLEVQEADKVKPEPSCPARCLEHPECLVLVSGPLDTRKPGGLTGDLSAEEQRNEPRGRREK, from the exons ATGTCCATCCTGTATGTCTCCCCTCATCCCGATGCCTTCCCCAGCCTCCGTGCCCTTATAGCTGCGCGTtatggggaggctggggagggaccGGGCTGGGGAGGAGCCCACCCCCGCATCTGTCTCCAGCCACCCCCTACCAGCAGgactccctttcccccaccccgccTGCCCGCCCTGGAGCAGGGGCCCGGCGGGCTCTGGGTGTGGGGGGCCACCGCTGTGGCCCAGCTGCTGTGGCCAGCAGGCCTAGGAGGCCCTGGCGGTAGCCGGGCCGCCGTCCTGGTCCAACAGTGGGTCAGTTACGCCGACACGGAGCTAATACCAGCTGCCTGTGGAGCAACGCTGCCGGCCTTGGGACTCCGAAGCTCTGCCCAGGACCCCCAG GCTGCCCTGGCAGCCCTGGGGAGGGCTCTGAGCCCCTTGGAAGAGTGGCTTCGGCTGCACACCTACCTGGCTGGGGAGGCCCCCACTCTGGCTGACCTGGCGGCTGTCACAGCCTTGCTGCTGCCTTTCCGTTAT GTCCTGGACCCCTCTGCGCGCCGGATCTGGGGTAATGTGACTCGCTGGTTTATCACCTGTGTCCAGCAGCCAGAATTCCGGGCAGTGCTGGGAGAGGTGGTTCTGCACTCAGGGAGCAGACCGCTCTCCCAACAGCCag GCCCTGAGGTCCCTGCACCCCCAAAGACGGCTACACAACTcaagaaagaggcaaagaaacGGGAGAAGCTAGAGAAATTCCAACAGAAGCAGAAGAGCCAACAGCAGCAGCCACCCTCAGGGGAG CAGAAGAAACCAAAAccagagaagagggggaaaagggatCCCGGGGTCGTTACCTACGACCTCTCAACCCCATCTGGGGAAAAGAAAG aTGTCAGCGGCACCATGCCTGACTCCTACAGCCCTCAGTACGTGGAAGCTGCCTGGTATCCTTGGTGGGAGCAGCAGGGCTTCTTCAAGCCAGAGTATGGG CGTGCCAGCGTGTCAGCACCAAATCCCCGGGGAATCTTCATGATGTGCATCCCACCCCCTAATGTGACAGGCTCCCTGCACCTGGGCCACGCACTCACCAATGCCATCCAGGACTCCCTGACCCGATG GCACCGCATGCGAGGGGAGACCACCCTGTGGAACCCTGGCTGTGACCACGCAGGCATTGCCACCCAGGTGGTTGTGGAAAAGAAACTCTGGCGCGAGCGGGGGCTGAGCCGGCATCAGCTGGGCCGAGAGGCTTTCTTACAGGAGGTCTGGAAGTGGAAAGAGGA GAAGGGTGACCGGATTTACCACCAGCTAAAGAAGCTTGGCAGCTCCTTGGACTGGAATCGAGCCTGTTTCACCATGGACCCT AAACTCTCAGCAGCTGTGACAGAGGCCTTTGTCCGGCTCCACGAGGAAGGAGTCATCTACCGCAGTACCCGCCTGGTCAACTGGTCCTGCACCCTCAACTCCGCCATCTCTGACATCGAg GTGGATAAGAAGGAGCTGACAGGTCGCACTCTGCTCTCCGTGCCCGGCTACAAGGAGAAGGTGGAGTTTGGGGTCCTTGTCTCCTTTGCCTACAAGGTCCAAGGCTCAG ACAGTGATGAGGAGGTGGTAGTGGCGACAACTCGGATTGAAACAATGCTGGGAGACGTGGCCGTAGCTGTTCACCCCGAAGACCCAAGATACCAG CACCTGAAGGGGAGGAGCGTGATTCACCCGTTCTCGTCTCAGAGCCTCCCCATCGTCTTTGACGATTTTGTGGACATGGAATTTGGCACAG GTGCGGTGAAGATCACCCCTGCACATGACCAGAACGACTATGAAGTTGGGCAGCGGCACGGGCTGGAGGCCATCAGCATCATGGACTCCCGCGGGGCCCTCATCAACGTGCCCCCACCTTTCCTG GGCCTACCGAGGTTTGAGGCCAGGAAGGCGGTGCTGGTGGCACTGAAGGAGCGGGGACTGTTCCGAGGCATTGAGGACAACCCTATGGTGGTGCCGCTTTGCAA CCGGTCCAAGGACGTGGTGGAGCCTCTCCTGCGGCCACAGTGGTACGTGCGCTGTGGGGAGATGGCCCAGGCCGCCAGTGCTGCTGTGACACGGGGTGACCTCCGCATCCTGCCTGAGGCCCATCAACGGACATGGCATGCCTGGATGGACAACATCCG GGACTGGTGCATCTCCCGGCAGCTGTGGTGGGGCCATCGCGTCCCCGCCTACTTCATCACAGTCAGTGACCCAGCCGTGCCCCCAGGGGAGGTGAGAACTGCGCCAGAGCTGGACACTGGCACATCTCAGAGAACT GACCCCAATGGGCGGTACTGGGTGAGTGGGCGCAGCGAGGCTGAGGCCCGGGAGAAGGCAGCCAAGGAATTTGGAGTCTCCCCTGACAAGATTAGTCTCCAGCAAG ATGAGGATGTATTGGACACTTGGTTCTCCTCTggcctcttccccttctccatcctGGGCTGGCCGAACCAG TCAGAAGATCTGAATGTGTTCTACCCGGGGACGCTGCTGGAGACGGGCCATGACATCCTCTTCTTCTGGGTGGCCAGGATGGTCATGCTTGGCCTGAAGCTCACTGGCAAGCTGCCCTTCCGAGAG GTCTACCTCCACGCCATCGTGCGAGATGCCCACGGCCGAAAGATGAGCAAGTCTCTAGGCAACGTCATTGACCCCCTGGACGTCATCCATGGAGTCTCCCTGCAG GGCCTCCACGACCAGTTACTGAACAGCAACCTGGATCCCAGTGAGGTGGAGAAGGCTAAAGAAGGGCAG AAAGCAGACTTCCCGACGGGGATTCCCGAGTGTGGCACCGATGCCCTCCGGTTTGGACTGTGTGCCTACACATCCCAGG GTCGTGACATCAACCTGGATGTGAACCGGATATTGGGATACCGCCACTTCTGCAATAAGCTCTGGAACGCCACCAAGTTTGCCCTGCGTGGCCTTGGGAAGGGTTTTGTGCCGTCACCCACCTCTGAG CCTGGAGGCCATGAGAGCCTGGTGGACCGCTGGATCCGCAGCCGGCTGACTGAGGCTGTGAGGCTTAGCAACCAAGGTTTTCAGGCCTATGATTTCCCAGCTGTCACCACTGCCCAGTACAGCTTCTGGCTCTATGAGCTCTGTGATGTCTACCTG GAGTGCCTGAAGCCCGTGCTGAATGGGGTGGACCAGGTGGTGGCCGAGTGTGCTCGCCAGACCCTCTACACCTGCCTGGACGTTGGCCTGCGGCTGCTCTCACCCTTCATGCCCTTCGTGACCGAGGAGCTGTTCCAAAGGCTGCCCCGGCGGACACTGCGGGCTCCGCCTAGCCTCTGTATTACCCCCTATCCGGAGCCCTCAGAG TGCTCCTGGAAGGACCCTGAGGCAGAAGCTGCCATGGAACTGGCCCTAAGCATCACACGAGCTGTGCGTTCCCTGCGTGCTGACTACAATCTCACCCGGATCCGGCCTGACT GTTTCCTGGAAGTGGCTGATGAGGCCACGGGCGCGCTGGCGTCGGCAGTGTCGGGCTATGTGCAGGCCCTGGCCAGCGCGGGTGTGGTGGCTGTGCTGGCCCTGGGGGCTCCGGTCCCACAGGGCTGTGCCGTGGCCCTGGCCTCTGACCGCTGCTCCGTCCACCTGCAGCTGCAGGGACTGGTGGACCCGGCCCGGGAGCTGGGCAAGCTGCAGGCTAAGCGTGGTGAGGCACAGCGGCAGGCACAGCGTCTGCGGGAGCGCCGTGCTGCCTCGAGCTACCCTACGAAGGTGCCCCTTGAAGTCCAGGAGGCAGACAAAGTCAAG CCAGAGCCCTCGTGCCCCGCCCGGTGCCTGGAACATCCTGAGTGCCTGGTGCTGGTCTCGGGACCACTTGACACCAGGAAGCCCGGCGGGCTCACCGGGGATCTCTCCGCGGAGGAGCAGCGGAATGAACCACGTGGACGCAGAGAGAAATGA
- the VARS gene encoding valine--tRNA ligase isoform X3 yields the protein MSILYVSPHPDAFPSLRALIAARYGEAGEGPGWGGAHPRICLQPPPTSRTPFPPPRLPALEQGPGGLWVWGATAVAQLLWPAGLGGPGGSRAAVLVQQWVSYADTELIPAACGATLPALGLRSSAQDPQAALAALGRALSPLEEWLRLHTYLAGEAPTLADLAAVTALLLPFRYVLDPSARRIWGNVTRWFITCVQQPEFRAVLGEVVLHSGSRPLSQQPGPEVPAPPKTATQLKKEAKKREKLEKFQQKQKSQQQQPPSGEQKKPKPEKRGKRDPGVVTYDLSTPSGEKKDVSGTMPDSYSPQYVEAAWYPWWEQQGFFKPEYGRASVSAPNPRGIFMMCIPPPNVTGSLHLGHALTNAIQDSLTRWHRMRGETTLWNPGCDHAGIATQVVVEKKLWRERGLSRHQLGREAFLQEVWKWKEEKGDRIYHQLKKLGSSLDWNRACFTMDPKLSAAVTEAFVRLHEEGVIYRSTRLVNWSCTLNSAISDIEVDKKELTGRTLLSVPGYKEKVEFGVLVSFAYKVQGSDSDEEVVVATTRIETMLGDVAVAVHPEDPRYQHLKGRSVIHPFSSQSLPIVFDDFVDMEFGTGAVKITPAHDQNDYEVGQRHGLEAISIMDSRGALINVPPPFLGLPRFEARKAVLVALKERGLFRGIEDNPMVVPLCNRSKDVVEPLLRPQWYVRCGEMAQAASAAVTRGDLRILPEAHQRTWHAWMDNIRDWCISRQLWWGHRVPAYFITVSDPAVPPGEDPNGRYWVSGRSEAEAREKAAKEFGVSPDKISLQQDEDVLDTWFSSGLFPFSILGWPNQSEDLNVFYPGTLLETGHDILFFWVARMVMLGLKLTGKLPFREVYLHAIVRDAHGRKMSKSLGNVIDPLDVIHGVSLQGLHDQLLNSNLDPSEVEKAKEGQKADFPTGIPECGTDALRFGLCAYTSQGRDINLDVNRILGYRHFCNKLWNATKFALRGLGKGFVPSPTSEPGGHESLVDRWIRSRLTEAVRLSNQGFQAYDFPAVTTAQYSFWLYELCDVYLECLKPVLNGVDQVVAECARQTLYTCLDVGLRLLSPFMPFVTEELFQRLPRRTLRAPPSLCITPYPEPSECSWKDPEAEAAMELALSITRAVRSLRADYNLTRIRPDCFLEVADEATGALASAVSGYVQALASAGVVAVLALGAPVPQGCAVALASDRCSVHLQLQGLVDPARELGKLQAKRGEAQRQAQRLRERRAASSYPTKVPLEVQEADKVKPEPSCPARCLEHPECLVLVSGPLDTRKPGGLTGDLSAEEQRNEPRGRREK from the exons ATGTCCATCCTGTATGTCTCCCCTCATCCCGATGCCTTCCCCAGCCTCCGTGCCCTTATAGCTGCGCGTtatggggaggctggggagggaccGGGCTGGGGAGGAGCCCACCCCCGCATCTGTCTCCAGCCACCCCCTACCAGCAGgactccctttcccccaccccgccTGCCCGCCCTGGAGCAGGGGCCCGGCGGGCTCTGGGTGTGGGGGGCCACCGCTGTGGCCCAGCTGCTGTGGCCAGCAGGCCTAGGAGGCCCTGGCGGTAGCCGGGCCGCCGTCCTGGTCCAACAGTGGGTCAGTTACGCCGACACGGAGCTAATACCAGCTGCCTGTGGAGCAACGCTGCCGGCCTTGGGACTCCGAAGCTCTGCCCAGGACCCCCAG GCTGCCCTGGCAGCCCTGGGGAGGGCTCTGAGCCCCTTGGAAGAGTGGCTTCGGCTGCACACCTACCTGGCTGGGGAGGCCCCCACTCTGGCTGACCTGGCGGCTGTCACAGCCTTGCTGCTGCCTTTCCGTTAT GTCCTGGACCCCTCTGCGCGCCGGATCTGGGGTAATGTGACTCGCTGGTTTATCACCTGTGTCCAGCAGCCAGAATTCCGGGCAGTGCTGGGAGAGGTGGTTCTGCACTCAGGGAGCAGACCGCTCTCCCAACAGCCag GCCCTGAGGTCCCTGCACCCCCAAAGACGGCTACACAACTcaagaaagaggcaaagaaacGGGAGAAGCTAGAGAAATTCCAACAGAAGCAGAAGAGCCAACAGCAGCAGCCACCCTCAGGGGAG CAGAAGAAACCAAAAccagagaagagggggaaaagggatCCCGGGGTCGTTACCTACGACCTCTCAACCCCATCTGGGGAAAAGAAAG aTGTCAGCGGCACCATGCCTGACTCCTACAGCCCTCAGTACGTGGAAGCTGCCTGGTATCCTTGGTGGGAGCAGCAGGGCTTCTTCAAGCCAGAGTATGGG CGTGCCAGCGTGTCAGCACCAAATCCCCGGGGAATCTTCATGATGTGCATCCCACCCCCTAATGTGACAGGCTCCCTGCACCTGGGCCACGCACTCACCAATGCCATCCAGGACTCCCTGACCCGATG GCACCGCATGCGAGGGGAGACCACCCTGTGGAACCCTGGCTGTGACCACGCAGGCATTGCCACCCAGGTGGTTGTGGAAAAGAAACTCTGGCGCGAGCGGGGGCTGAGCCGGCATCAGCTGGGCCGAGAGGCTTTCTTACAGGAGGTCTGGAAGTGGAAAGAGGA GAAGGGTGACCGGATTTACCACCAGCTAAAGAAGCTTGGCAGCTCCTTGGACTGGAATCGAGCCTGTTTCACCATGGACCCT AAACTCTCAGCAGCTGTGACAGAGGCCTTTGTCCGGCTCCACGAGGAAGGAGTCATCTACCGCAGTACCCGCCTGGTCAACTGGTCCTGCACCCTCAACTCCGCCATCTCTGACATCGAg GTGGATAAGAAGGAGCTGACAGGTCGCACTCTGCTCTCCGTGCCCGGCTACAAGGAGAAGGTGGAGTTTGGGGTCCTTGTCTCCTTTGCCTACAAGGTCCAAGGCTCAG ACAGTGATGAGGAGGTGGTAGTGGCGACAACTCGGATTGAAACAATGCTGGGAGACGTGGCCGTAGCTGTTCACCCCGAAGACCCAAGATACCAG CACCTGAAGGGGAGGAGCGTGATTCACCCGTTCTCGTCTCAGAGCCTCCCCATCGTCTTTGACGATTTTGTGGACATGGAATTTGGCACAG GTGCGGTGAAGATCACCCCTGCACATGACCAGAACGACTATGAAGTTGGGCAGCGGCACGGGCTGGAGGCCATCAGCATCATGGACTCCCGCGGGGCCCTCATCAACGTGCCCCCACCTTTCCTG GGCCTACCGAGGTTTGAGGCCAGGAAGGCGGTGCTGGTGGCACTGAAGGAGCGGGGACTGTTCCGAGGCATTGAGGACAACCCTATGGTGGTGCCGCTTTGCAA CCGGTCCAAGGACGTGGTGGAGCCTCTCCTGCGGCCACAGTGGTACGTGCGCTGTGGGGAGATGGCCCAGGCCGCCAGTGCTGCTGTGACACGGGGTGACCTCCGCATCCTGCCTGAGGCCCATCAACGGACATGGCATGCCTGGATGGACAACATCCG GGACTGGTGCATCTCCCGGCAGCTGTGGTGGGGCCATCGCGTCCCCGCCTACTTCATCACAGTCAGTGACCCAGCCGTGCCCCCAGGGGAG GACCCCAATGGGCGGTACTGGGTGAGTGGGCGCAGCGAGGCTGAGGCCCGGGAGAAGGCAGCCAAGGAATTTGGAGTCTCCCCTGACAAGATTAGTCTCCAGCAAG ATGAGGATGTATTGGACACTTGGTTCTCCTCTggcctcttccccttctccatcctGGGCTGGCCGAACCAG TCAGAAGATCTGAATGTGTTCTACCCGGGGACGCTGCTGGAGACGGGCCATGACATCCTCTTCTTCTGGGTGGCCAGGATGGTCATGCTTGGCCTGAAGCTCACTGGCAAGCTGCCCTTCCGAGAG GTCTACCTCCACGCCATCGTGCGAGATGCCCACGGCCGAAAGATGAGCAAGTCTCTAGGCAACGTCATTGACCCCCTGGACGTCATCCATGGAGTCTCCCTGCAG GGCCTCCACGACCAGTTACTGAACAGCAACCTGGATCCCAGTGAGGTGGAGAAGGCTAAAGAAGGGCAG AAAGCAGACTTCCCGACGGGGATTCCCGAGTGTGGCACCGATGCCCTCCGGTTTGGACTGTGTGCCTACACATCCCAGG GTCGTGACATCAACCTGGATGTGAACCGGATATTGGGATACCGCCACTTCTGCAATAAGCTCTGGAACGCCACCAAGTTTGCCCTGCGTGGCCTTGGGAAGGGTTTTGTGCCGTCACCCACCTCTGAG CCTGGAGGCCATGAGAGCCTGGTGGACCGCTGGATCCGCAGCCGGCTGACTGAGGCTGTGAGGCTTAGCAACCAAGGTTTTCAGGCCTATGATTTCCCAGCTGTCACCACTGCCCAGTACAGCTTCTGGCTCTATGAGCTCTGTGATGTCTACCTG GAGTGCCTGAAGCCCGTGCTGAATGGGGTGGACCAGGTGGTGGCCGAGTGTGCTCGCCAGACCCTCTACACCTGCCTGGACGTTGGCCTGCGGCTGCTCTCACCCTTCATGCCCTTCGTGACCGAGGAGCTGTTCCAAAGGCTGCCCCGGCGGACACTGCGGGCTCCGCCTAGCCTCTGTATTACCCCCTATCCGGAGCCCTCAGAG TGCTCCTGGAAGGACCCTGAGGCAGAAGCTGCCATGGAACTGGCCCTAAGCATCACACGAGCTGTGCGTTCCCTGCGTGCTGACTACAATCTCACCCGGATCCGGCCTGACT GTTTCCTGGAAGTGGCTGATGAGGCCACGGGCGCGCTGGCGTCGGCAGTGTCGGGCTATGTGCAGGCCCTGGCCAGCGCGGGTGTGGTGGCTGTGCTGGCCCTGGGGGCTCCGGTCCCACAGGGCTGTGCCGTGGCCCTGGCCTCTGACCGCTGCTCCGTCCACCTGCAGCTGCAGGGACTGGTGGACCCGGCCCGGGAGCTGGGCAAGCTGCAGGCTAAGCGTGGTGAGGCACAGCGGCAGGCACAGCGTCTGCGGGAGCGCCGTGCTGCCTCGAGCTACCCTACGAAGGTGCCCCTTGAAGTCCAGGAGGCAGACAAAGTCAAG CCAGAGCCCTCGTGCCCCGCCCGGTGCCTGGAACATCCTGAGTGCCTGGTGCTGGTCTCGGGACCACTTGACACCAGGAAGCCCGGCGGGCTCACCGGGGATCTCTCCGCGGAGGAGCAGCGGAATGAACCACGTGGACGCAGAGAGAAATGA